One Citrobacter amalonaticus genomic window carries:
- the bamE gene encoding outer membrane protein assembly factor BamE, translating to MRCKTLTAAAAVLLMLTAGCSTLERVVYRPDINQGNYLTANDVAKIRVGMTQQQVAYALGTPMMSDPFGTNTWFYVFRQQPGHEGVTQQTLTLTFNSSGVLTNIDNKPSLTDNQ from the coding sequence ATGCGCTGTAAAACGCTGACTGCTGCCGCAGCAGTATTATTGATGTTGACCGCAGGCTGTTCCACTCTGGAGCGAGTGGTTTACCGCCCTGATATCAACCAGGGGAACTATCTGACCGCGAACGATGTAGCCAAAATTCGTGTGGGCATGACGCAACAGCAGGTTGCCTATGCTCTGGGTACGCCGATGATGTCCGATCCGTTTGGCACCAACACCTGGTTCTATGTGTTCCGTCAACAGCCGGGCCATGAAGGTGTTACGCAGCAAACGCTGACGTTGACCTTCAACAGCAGCGGCGTATTGACCAATATCGACAACAAGCCTTCGTTGACCGACAACCAGTAA
- a CDS encoding RnfH family protein, whose protein sequence is MSPKIVVEVAYALPEKQYLQRVTLQPGATVEEAIRASGLLELRTDIDLTKNKVGIYSRPVKLADELQDGDRVEIYRPLIADPKELRRQRAEKSAKK, encoded by the coding sequence GTGTCGCCTAAGATTGTCGTTGAGGTGGCCTATGCGCTGCCTGAGAAACAGTACCTGCAAAGGGTGACGTTGCAGCCGGGGGCAACGGTCGAAGAGGCGATCCGCGCGTCGGGGTTGCTGGAACTGCGTACCGATATCGATCTGACGAAAAACAAAGTCGGTATTTACAGCCGTCCGGTCAAGCTGGCGGATGAGTTACAGGATGGCGATCGGGTCGAAATTTACCGTCCACTGATTGCCGATCCGAAAGAGTTGCGCAGACAGCGGGCAGAGAAATCGGCAAAAAAATAG
- a CDS encoding type II toxin-antitoxin system RatA family toxin codes for MPQISRTALVPYSAEQMYQLVNDVQSYPQFLPGCTGSRVLESTPGQMTAAVDVSKAGISKTFTTRNQLTSNQSILMQLVDGPFKKLIGGWKFTPLSTDACRIEFHLDFEFTNKLIELAFGRIFKELASNMVQAFTVRAKEVYRVA; via the coding sequence ATGCCGCAGATTAGTCGAACCGCGTTAGTCCCTTACAGTGCGGAACAGATGTATCAGTTAGTGAATGATGTTCAGTCCTATCCCCAGTTTTTACCGGGTTGCACCGGCAGCCGTGTTCTTGAGTCTACGCCAGGACAAATGACGGCCGCGGTGGATGTCTCTAAGGCGGGGATCAGCAAGACGTTCACCACGCGAAATCAGTTAACCAGTAACCAGAGTATCCTGATGCAACTGGTCGACGGTCCGTTCAAAAAACTGATTGGCGGCTGGAAATTTACGCCGTTGAGTACGGATGCTTGCCGCATTGAGTTTCATCTCGATTTCGAGTTTACCAATAAGCTGATCGAGCTGGCGTTTGGCCGTATCTTCAAAGAGCTGGCATCCAATATGGTGCAGGCTTTTACGGTTCGAGCCAAAGAGGTCTACCGTGTCGCCTAA
- the smpB gene encoding SsrA-binding protein SmpB codes for MTKKKAHKPGSATIALNKRARHEYFIEEEFEAGLALQGWEVKSLRAGKANIGDSYVILKDGEAYLFGANFTPMAVASTHVVCDPTRTRKLLLNQRELDSLYGRVNREGYTVVALSLYWKNAWCKVKIGVAKGKKQHDKRSDLKEREWQLDKARIMKNAGR; via the coding sequence ATGACGAAGAAAAAAGCACACAAACCTGGCTCAGCCACCATCGCGCTCAACAAACGCGCGCGACATGAATACTTTATCGAAGAAGAGTTCGAAGCGGGACTCGCCCTGCAAGGGTGGGAAGTGAAATCCCTGCGCGCCGGAAAAGCCAACATCGGCGACAGCTATGTGATCCTGAAAGACGGCGAAGCTTACCTGTTCGGCGCTAACTTTACGCCGATGGCGGTGGCTTCTACACACGTGGTGTGCGATCCCACTCGCACCCGTAAACTGTTGCTGAATCAGCGTGAACTTGACTCCCTGTATGGCCGCGTGAATCGTGAAGGCTACACCGTTGTCGCCCTTTCTCTGTACTGGAAGAATGCCTGGTGCAAAGTCAAAATTGGCGTAGCGAAGGGTAAAAAACAGCACGACAAACGTTCCGACCTGAAAGAACGTGAATGGCAACTGGATAAAGCGCGCATTATGAAAAATGCCGGACGCTAA